The following proteins come from a genomic window of Ornithinimicrobium cryptoxanthini:
- a CDS encoding MaoC family dehydratase, translating to MTDSWSDTRALRADFAVPGTDRWFEDYTVGDVREYGTITLSEREIVEFAHRYDPQSIHTDPQWARTGPFSGLIASGIQTIGIFMRLYADHYLTRCGSLASPGVDEVRWPRPVRPGDALRLRTETVEARLSRSKPDRGLLVTATELLNQDDQPVLTQQVLNLVAVRPRG from the coding sequence ATGACCGACTCCTGGAGTGACACCCGTGCCCTGCGTGCGGACTTCGCGGTCCCCGGGACCGACCGCTGGTTCGAGGACTACACGGTGGGAGACGTGCGCGAATACGGCACCATCACGTTGTCCGAGCGCGAGATCGTCGAGTTCGCGCACCGCTACGACCCCCAGTCGATCCACACGGATCCGCAGTGGGCGCGGACCGGACCCTTCTCGGGGCTGATCGCCAGCGGGATCCAGACCATCGGCATCTTCATGCGCCTCTATGCCGACCACTACCTCACCCGGTGCGGCTCGCTGGCCTCGCCGGGGGTCGACGAGGTGCGCTGGCCCCGACCGGTGCGCCCCGGCGACGCCCTGCGGCTGCGCACCGAGACGGTGGAGGCGCGCCTGTCGAGGTCCAAGCCGGATCGCGGTCTGCTGGTGACTGCGACCGAGCTGCTCAATCAGGACGACCAGCCCGTGCTGACCCAGCAGGTGCTGAACCTGGTGGCGGTCCGCCCGCGAGGCTGA
- a CDS encoding CCA tRNA nucleotidyltransferase, which yields MTLVSPSLTEPELLARALRHLTPVLDLLTDLGARFQDAGHELALVGGPVRDAFLGRTSPDLDFTTSATPEQIEAALAGWAEQTWDIGREFGTIGARRQGTTVEVTTYRADAYDPDSRKPVVAFGDNLEDDLVRRDFTVNAMALRLPELVFADPHHGLGDLAQGVLTTPHTAEVSFSDDPLRMMRAARFTAQLGLTVDDDVRGAMTDMAGRLSIVSAERVRDELSRLLLGADPRAGLELMVDTGLADVVLPELPALQLEIDEHHRHKDVYQHSLTVLEQAIALEDEPGTEGVDAVVGPDLVLRLVALLHDIGKPATRRFEKGGGVSFHHHEIVGAKLARSRLRALRYDKETIKAVTRLIELHLRFHGYGGGEWTDSAVRRYVTDAGPLLGHLHRLTRSDSTTRNRRKAERLARTYDDLEARIARLRSQEELSAVRPELNGNEIAEVLGISPGPVLGRAYKHLLGIRLDQGPIGQEAAAEELRRWWAEQPEAGSSGTEQERQL from the coding sequence TTGACCCTCGTGTCCCCCTCATTGACCGAGCCCGAGCTGCTGGCCCGCGCGCTGCGTCACCTGACGCCCGTGCTCGACCTGCTGACAGACCTCGGAGCGAGGTTCCAGGACGCCGGGCACGAGCTCGCGCTGGTGGGCGGACCGGTGCGGGACGCCTTCCTGGGCCGCACGTCGCCCGACCTGGACTTCACCACCTCCGCGACGCCCGAGCAGATCGAGGCGGCCCTCGCGGGGTGGGCCGAGCAGACCTGGGACATCGGGCGGGAGTTCGGCACGATCGGTGCGCGCCGGCAGGGGACGACGGTGGAGGTCACCACCTATCGGGCCGACGCCTACGACCCGGACTCGCGCAAGCCCGTCGTGGCCTTCGGGGACAACCTCGAGGACGACCTGGTCCGGCGGGACTTCACGGTCAACGCGATGGCACTGCGGCTGCCCGAGCTGGTCTTCGCCGACCCGCACCACGGACTGGGTGACCTGGCGCAGGGTGTCCTGACCACTCCTCATACGGCCGAGGTCTCCTTCTCCGACGACCCGCTGCGGATGATGCGGGCGGCCCGGTTCACGGCCCAGCTCGGGCTGACCGTCGACGACGACGTGCGCGGCGCGATGACAGACATGGCCGGGCGCCTGTCGATCGTCTCCGCCGAACGGGTCCGGGACGAGCTGAGCCGCCTGCTGCTGGGCGCCGACCCCCGGGCCGGGCTCGAGCTGATGGTCGACACCGGCCTGGCCGACGTCGTGCTGCCCGAGCTGCCGGCCCTGCAGCTGGAGATCGACGAGCACCACCGGCACAAGGACGTCTATCAGCACTCGCTGACGGTGCTGGAGCAGGCGATCGCGCTGGAGGACGAGCCCGGCACCGAGGGGGTGGACGCCGTGGTCGGCCCCGACCTGGTGCTGCGTCTGGTCGCCCTCCTGCACGACATCGGCAAGCCCGCGACGCGCCGGTTCGAGAAGGGCGGGGGCGTCAGCTTCCACCACCACGAGATCGTCGGCGCCAAGCTGGCGCGGAGCCGGTTGCGGGCGCTGCGCTATGACAAGGAGACCATCAAGGCGGTGACCCGGCTCATCGAGCTGCACCTGCGCTTCCACGGCTATGGCGGTGGCGAGTGGACCGACTCGGCGGTGCGCCGCTATGTCACCGACGCCGGTCCTTTGCTGGGCCACCTGCACCGGCTCACCCGGTCGGACTCGACCACCCGCAACCGGCGCAAGGCCGAACGGCTCGCCCGGACCTATGACGACCTCGAGGCGCGGATCGCCCGACTGCGTTCGCAGGAGGAGCTGTCGGCGGTCCGACCAGAGCTCAACGGCAACGAGATCGCCGAGGTGCTGGGGATCAGCCCCGGTCCGGTGCTCGGCCGGGCCTACAAGCACCTGCTGGGCATCCGCCTGGACCAGGGGCCGATCGGGCAGGAGGCCGCCGCGGAGGAGCTGCGGCGGTGGTGGGCCGAGCAACCGGAGGCCGGCTCCTCCGGGACAGAGCAGGAAAGACAGTTGTGA
- a CDS encoding YdeI/OmpD-associated family protein has translation MSTPGRMGGTPERPARFFQSAEEFDAWLAAHHDTESELWMGLHKKQVPDGGLTWADAVPVALCWGWIDSVSQRIDEDSRRQRWTPRRLGGNWSAVNIAHVERLTAQGRMQPSGLAAFEARREDRSGVYAYENADRDLPEEYAAQLATSAAASAFWDEATPSYRKVATNWVLSAKQSATRDRRMGQLVEDSAAGRLIRSQRYGTTPTWVERAALAAAQAG, from the coding sequence GTGAGCACACCTGGACGGATGGGCGGCACCCCCGAGCGACCGGCCCGGTTCTTTCAGTCCGCCGAGGAGTTCGACGCCTGGCTGGCGGCCCACCACGACACCGAGTCCGAACTGTGGATGGGGCTGCACAAGAAGCAGGTCCCCGATGGCGGGCTGACCTGGGCCGACGCGGTGCCGGTCGCGCTGTGCTGGGGCTGGATTGACTCGGTCTCCCAGCGCATCGACGAGGACTCCCGCCGGCAGCGGTGGACCCCGCGCCGCCTCGGCGGCAACTGGAGTGCGGTCAACATCGCGCACGTCGAGCGGCTGACCGCGCAGGGCCGGATGCAACCGTCGGGACTGGCCGCGTTCGAGGCGCGGAGGGAGGACCGGTCTGGCGTCTATGCCTATGAGAACGCTGACCGTGACCTGCCGGAGGAGTATGCCGCGCAGCTGGCTACCTCTGCTGCGGCCAGCGCGTTCTGGGACGAGGCGACACCGTCCTATCGCAAGGTGGCCACCAACTGGGTGCTGAGCGCGAAGCAGTCCGCCACCCGAGACCGTCGGATGGGTCAGCTGGTGGAGGACTCGGCCGCGGGACGGCTGATCCGAAGCCAGCGCTATGGCACGACCCCGACATGGGTCGAGCGCGCAGCACTGGCCGCGGCCCAGGCAGGATGA